In Methanofollis aquaemaris, the genomic window CCATCTCGGGCAACACCCTGATGGAGCTCTTCTCCACCCACCCGACCCTGGAGAAGCGGGTGGAGGCGCTTGAGGCGCTCGAAGAAGAAGTCCGGTATATGCCGAGGTAACCCCTCGGGCAATACCATTTTATCTTCAGGGCGCGAATATTGTAAGGTATTCCCATACGGAATGCAACGCATCGATGGTCTAGTGGTATGACTTTGGCCTTCCAAGCCAATAGCCCGGGTTCAATTCCCGGTCGATGCATCGCTTTTGAAAAGATTGTTCTGAGCAGAGGAGCGCAGGCTTGTGCGCGGTTTCCGGTTCGTGCACGGAGCGAGGTGGTTGGCGGCACGGCGCCGGGAAGAAGATTTATTACCGCCCTGCACCTACCTATATAAGGACACGGGCTCGTGGTCTAGCTGGTTATGACGTCGCCTTCACACGGCGGAGGTCCTGAGTTCGAATCTCAGCGGGCCCACTTATCTTGCCATTTTTACAGATTTAGACCGATTCCACCATTACATTTGTTTGAAGATCGTACGTAGCGTTATCGGCCAATTGTCCAGTTCTTGGAGATCTATATTCTGGAACAAGTAATTCTCCGATTACATTGGGGCATGCCTCCGTTTCTGAACTCTATAGATTACAGCCGTTTTCGCTTTTTCCTCCTCGTTTCATATCTCTCATGTCCCCGATAGATCAATGAATATATCAGAGATGGCATCTACGCTGTACAACATATCCTGGCGGTGGAACAGCGATGGGGACCGACATAAACCTCTGTGTTGAGATCAAAGGAAGAAATGATGACGAGTGGAGACCGATCCTGGTTCCCAATCCCTACTATGACAAGGCCAACCTGGAATCAAAGCCTTACTCCCCGTCCAGAATGTACAATATACGAAACTCCGATCTGTTCGCGATATTGGCTGGCTTGGGAAACAGGACAATCAGTCCCAGTGGCGACAAATACGACAAGTTTACCATAATCTCCGAGCCGCGAGGTCTGCCTCCCGACGTTTCGCAGGAAGTCAGGGAAGAGCACGAGACGCTTTTGAAGGGTTACGATGGATGGGATGAGGAGGACTTCTATACATCGTGGCTTACGATCGGTGAGATCCTTGCTTTCGACTGGGACCAGTTTGTGACAATCAAGATCAACGTCAGTGAAAAAAACTATCTGAATATCATGAACGATAGGCCATTGGTTTATGATGGTGATCTAGACCTGCATAAAATCAGGAATATCTCTCGATCCGAGATGGACCGGATCATCAAGGGAGAAATTCCCAGGGAGGAGGGCACTTTTTACTACTCACTTATTGAAAAAGATATAACCTACCGCGAGCGCGTCGGCCCATTTCTAGAATTTTGCGAATACCTCGACTTCCAATTCAGTACTGGCAGCAATGCTGAGCGGGGCTCGAACGTCAGGCTCGTTTTCTGGTTTGATTTCTGAACGCATCGATAATGATAGTAAAAAAACCATTTTTTGGCTCTGTAGAATTAGGCATGAACGTGGGGTTCGAGCATACGTGATGAAAATTTCTCGTCACTTGCTCTCTCTCTCTTTTCAAGACAGGAGAATCGGTGGGGATCGTATTCCATCGCCGCCCCCACCATCTTCGGTCCGTGGGGGGTCTCGGGGGGTGAAACCCCCTCGGCGCGAGATGGCAGGGAAATCTCGACGATGGGGGGCGGCTGATCCATGAGAAGAATTTTCTATCCTCTGTGTATTGGCTTCAACGTGATATGACGAGTTCAAACTCTTATGCAAACCTGAAGAGAGGATCTTCGGGATCATTTTTCCATGAAAACCCCATTGAAATCAGAAATAGAATTCAATGTGTCGGTTTTCATTGGTTCAACTTGAGGCTCTTGCCTCATGCTGTTTCATGGTAAACCCTCATTTTTTTGGTTCGAGTATGATTCAACCTCCTTCCTCTATCTTCACACCCCCCGGCGAAGAGAATGATCGAGAGGATTTTTACAAAACCTTAGGAACCTTATTCACTGATGTTCTCGATATCTCGAATGTTTAAATGAGTCTTTAAATAAATAATAACCAGAAATTGGGAAAAAATTCATAAGGGTTTAATATGTACATATATTCCCCAGGCATATTATAAAATAAAGGATTTTAATGACATTCAAAAGAGAATTCGTGCAAGATGATCACGTCGGAGGCCGTACTATGAAAAAAACTATTGTTGTCCAGCGAAATGATCCAGATACCGATGCTGCTACCAATTCGCGGAAGCTGGCAGAACTCAAGGAGTTAGCACATGCTGCGGATTATGTGGTTGTTGGCACATTTGTGCAATCAATATATCCTAACAGGAAATACCAGATAGGTCCCGGGAAAGTGGATGACCTTGCAGGGCTTGTGGAATCTCTGGATGCTGAAAAAGTAATTTTTAACAACCAGCTGTCAATGACGCAGATCTACAATATCTCTGAGACGTGCAAATGTGAAGTAATGGACAGGTTCCAGCTTATTCTTGAGATATTTGCTGCAAGAGCCACTACAAGACGTGCAAAACTACAGGTAGAACTTGCGAAATTACGATATGAACATCCTAAAGCAAGATCTATTGTTTCCCTGCAGAAGAAGGATGAAAGGCAGGGCTTTATGGGTCTTGGAAGTTATGAGGATTCTTATGAGCAGGATATTAAGAAAAAGATCGTAAGAATCAGGACCGAACTTCTTCAGCATGGAAATGGGAGCGAGTCACTTCGCAGTTTCAGGCATGAAAGAGGATTTTCCCTTGTAGCTCTGGCAGGTTATACGAATGCGGGAAAAAGTACTCTTTTCCAGTCACTTGTAGAGGAAGAGACAGTAGTCAAGGACATGCTCTTTACGACACTATCTCCTACCACACGTTCTCTCATGGTTAATAACAGAAAAATGCTTCTGACCGATACTGTGGGATTTATCGAAGACCTCCCACACTTGATGGTGGATGCGTTCAAGTCAACGCTTGATGAGATATTCCTGGCCGATATCATTCTTCTTGTGGTGGATATGAGTGATCCGGTGGATATTATCAGACAAAAACTGGCTGTCAGTCATGATATCTTCGGGGAGAGAGCAGACGGTGTTGTGATCGTTACTGCTCTTAACAAGGCCGATCTTCTTTCTGATGAAGAACTGCAGGAAAAAATGGAAGTGATCAGTGATCTTGCTCCTGCTCCTGTCATGATATCTGCAAGATCAGGAGAAGGTCTTGACGAACTTAAACGGGTTCTCTATGAGAACCTTCCTGAATGGGAACATTGCAGGATATCTGTCCCGATGTCCGAAGAGGGTATATCCATGGTATCGTGGCTTTATGATGAAGGCATTGTGCACACGATCGAGTATGGGGATGCTATTCGCATGGAAATAGAAGCAAGGGATGAAATAATTCAAAAAGTGAAGCCTTTCGCCATGTATTCTTAATAATGTTCACAGAAAATTCATCGATTGCCAGATGAGTGAGATAAAGCAGGTTTTGCACTACTTCAGAGCACTCTGCCAGACTATCCCTGCGTATGCCGATCATCCTGAACACCGGTTTGACGGTGGGGCTCGCCGCCCCCCGATCCCCTGGCGTCACGATAGGTCGTGGACTGCAACGCACCCGTCATGGTCATCCATTCTGCCTTCCCGATCCTATCTTGATCCAGGGGCCCGGTGGCCGCGCCCCCGGTGAAAGGGTAAGGGAAGGCGTGATGATCAAAACGTGCCGCCCTCAATCGTTAAATCTTCACCGCCGTCTCGCGCCGGGGACAAGTGCCCCCACGACGATGATAAGTGGGGCAGCGATGGAACAAGATCCCCATCGGTTCTTCAGTCTTGAAAAGAGAGATCAAGCGACGAAAAATGTTCATCAGGTATGCTTGAGGCACCCTCTCACTTCATGCCCAATTCTACAAAGTAAATTCATCAAAATCCTTCTCCCTTTTGTATTTTGATAAATACGAATCCCGCTGTGGGTTCAAATGAAGCCGGATATCGCTGGCTGAAAAATTTCCTGGGTGACGCCTTCAATGTAATTCGTGTGCCACTGGTGCCTGAGATTCTCCATCTTGACTGTGTGCTTTCGGTTCCCAGAACGGGTCTTGCAATCCTATGTCCTGAAGCGTTTGCAGAAGGCATCCCGAAAGTGCTTGAAGACTTTGATACAATATCGGTTTCTCTGGAAGATGCCTCAAGGCTGGCTGTCAATGGTCTGCCCGTTGATGAAAGTCATTACATCATGTCCTTCAACGATCACAACGACAATGAATATATCAGGGAAGAATTGGAAAAACGGGGAATTTCTGTTTATCCGGTGTATTTCGGGGTTCACAACGGACAGGGCGGAAGTCTGCGGTGTGCAACCCAGGCACTGATTCGCAGGCGTGAACAATAATCAGTGATGAGGGAAGTCTTCGTACGGCAAAGAACAGGATCGCGAAGCCATGACCGAAACCAACTCCTCCGGGGTTTACGAAAATTGTGCGGATCCTCGTCTTATTACTTGCCGGACGTCTTCGATCGACCTACAACTCAATACACGATACAGGACTTCGAACAGAGGTTGTGGGAATACGGGATCCCCCCATCACACCACTTCGAGCACTTTCCCGACCACGGACTCAAGATCCTCACCCGAAGACGCAACGGTGAGATCGGCATACCTCTCGTAGAGCGGGACCCGCCAGTCGTACATCTCGCGGAGACTCTGGCCCGGGAGGAGGAGTAAACCCCGGGTCGTGATGTTCTTGAGCCTCTTTGCCATCTCGTCATACGAGATCTCGAGGTACACAACTACCCCTCCGGCCTTCAGGTGCGCCATCGCATCTTCGCTGCACACCACGCTGCCGCCCGTCGCGATCACCGCATGGCCGGGGTGAAGGGAGAGGATCGTCTCCTCCTCGATCCGCCCGAACGCATCCGGCCCGTCCTCGTCGAGGATCTCCTGCAGCATCCTTCCGGTCCGTTCCTGGATCAGGATATCGGTATCGATGAACTGGATGCCGAGGGATTTTGCAAGGATGACGCCCACGGTGCTCTTCCCCGCACCGGGCATGCCGATGAGGACGATGTTTTTGTGATAATGCATACGGCTCTCCCGGGACCCGGTGGACTCAAGGCCCCTCTATTGGTACCCGGGATGGGATCCTGGGGGGGATGAAGGTTTTGTCCCGGAAAATGAGTGCGTCCTGCAGGGATACCTGTACAGGAGGGCAGAAGAGGGAGACGGCTCTCCGTCGTGTATCGCATGCAGGGGAGGGGGCGCCCGGTCCCATTTTTACACATCTCTGGTGCATGGTCAGTGCTCAGGGGTGCAGATCCGCCATCGTCGCCGGGCGGGTCAGTGGGGGTATGCCCCCGGGTATCGGGAAGAAAAACATCTATGTATGAGACATCCCTCTCCTCCTCCATGGAAAACCGACCCCTGAAAGTTCTCGTCATTATGGGCAGCCCCCGCAGGGCAAATACCTACCACGCAGCCGAACGGATCCGCGAGATCCTCCAGGAGAACGCACCGGTGGACTGGGAATATGTCATGCTGCGGGACGTCAGCCTGGAGCAGTGCCGCGGGTGCTATACCTGCTTCGAGCGGGGGGAGGAGCACTGCCCGATCAAGGACGACGCAGCCCTTCTTGAGCGGAAGATGCACGACGCGGACGGAGTAATCTTTGCCACCCCGGTATATGGTTTCCAGGTCTCGGGATTGATGAAGGTCTTCATCGACCGCCATTCCTATATCTTTCACCGGCCCCGGTTCTTCCGGCAGAAGGCGCTTCTCCTCACCAGCGCCGGAGTGATGGGGAACAAAGACGTGCTGGAGTACCTCAACGCCGTGGCCCGCATATGGGGCTTTGAGGTTGCCGGCCGGGCGGGGATCACCTCCCACGCGACCATGGGCCCCCTCCCTGCCTACCGGCTGTGGGAGAACGAAGAGAAGTTGCAGGCGGCGGCAGGGGCCTTTCTCGCCGCACTCCGGAGGGGAACGCGCTCAAAACCGGGATTCTTCGACGTGATGGCGTTCCATATCGGGAGAGCCCCCTGCGATGAGTTAGGCGAACGGTCTCCTGCGGATCACGCCTACTGGACCGACCGGAGGTGGCTCCAGAAGGGAAGACGCTATTATGTGGATGTGCCGGTCAATCCTGTCTACCATGCACTCGGCACGCTCGCGGAATGGTACATGCGGCGGCAGATACGAAAGGATCTGAGGGAAATCGGTTGAACCGGGGCAGATGCAGAAGATGAGAAGGGCTTGCTATGATCACTACGGAATGAGGCGTGGTATGAGTCATGGAACTCCTCGAAGAGGCGGGCTTTGTTCCATCGCGGACTTCAATTCTTAACGAGAATCAAATCGGCATTAAGACTAATTCAAATAGCAAACACAAAAGGAGTTATGGAAAAGAAATACTTTCAAATTCATGGGATTCCAGCAATTCTCTGGGGTTCCCGCTCAAATAAATTATATCTATACATACACGGACAGGCCGGGCGTAAAGAAGAAGCTGAAGCGTTTGCTCATATAG contains:
- a CDS encoding shikimate kinase, whose translation is MHYHKNIVLIGMPGAGKSTVGVILAKSLGIQFIDTDILIQERTGRMLQEILDEDGPDAFGRIEEETILSLHPGHAVIATGGSVVCSEDAMAHLKAGGVVVYLEISYDEMAKRLKNITTRGLLLLPGQSLREMYDWRVPLYERYADLTVASSGEDLESVVGKVLEVV
- the hflX gene encoding GTPase HflX, which encodes MKKTIVVQRNDPDTDAATNSRKLAELKELAHAADYVVVGTFVQSIYPNRKYQIGPGKVDDLAGLVESLDAEKVIFNNQLSMTQIYNISETCKCEVMDRFQLILEIFAARATTRRAKLQVELAKLRYEHPKARSIVSLQKKDERQGFMGLGSYEDSYEQDIKKKIVRIRTELLQHGNGSESLRSFRHERGFSLVALAGYTNAGKSTLFQSLVEEETVVKDMLFTTLSPTTRSLMVNNRKMLLTDTVGFIEDLPHLMVDAFKSTLDEIFLADIILLVVDMSDPVDIIRQKLAVSHDIFGERADGVVIVTALNKADLLSDEELQEKMEVISDLAPAPVMISARSGEGLDELKRVLYENLPEWEHCRISVPMSEEGISMVSWLYDEGIVHTIEYGDAIRMEIEARDEIIQKVKPFAMYS
- a CDS encoding flavodoxin family protein; translation: MYETSLSSSMENRPLKVLVIMGSPRRANTYHAAERIREILQENAPVDWEYVMLRDVSLEQCRGCYTCFERGEEHCPIKDDAALLERKMHDADGVIFATPVYGFQVSGLMKVFIDRHSYIFHRPRFFRQKALLLTSAGVMGNKDVLEYLNAVARIWGFEVAGRAGITSHATMGPLPAYRLWENEEKLQAAAGAFLAALRRGTRSKPGFFDVMAFHIGRAPCDELGERSPADHAYWTDRRWLQKGRRYYVDVPVNPVYHALGTLAEWYMRRQIRKDLREIG